A genome region from Cucumis sativus cultivar 9930 chromosome 4, Cucumber_9930_V3, whole genome shotgun sequence includes the following:
- the LOC101210281 gene encoding serine/threonine-protein kinase SRK2F gives MEKYEFIKELGAGSFGVANLCRDKKSGELVAIKFIERGPTIDENVEREIVNHRLLQHPNVIYFKEVFLTPTHLGLVMEYASGGEVFEKIRNQRRPFTEDEARYLFRQLIFGVQYIHSMDVCHRDLKLDNILLDNGSKSPRLKICDFGYSKRVNPRELKQIARGRNFGSGFPKRRGNRDHLKLDSNLSYGCQAPQLNQKCNSVGSNSAASQSKINNNFGFYKFQSKPNTNVGSATYTAPEVLRGREYDGKMADVWSCAVTLYVMLVAAYPFDDSDDSGNSEKTIKRIMSGDYKIPDHIHLSEDCQHLLSRMFIPDPSMRISIKKITTHSWFSNNNLQSKQIEPTLELDNPNFSHQSVKEIRNIVIEASNQLAP, from the exons ATGGAGAAGTACGAATTTATTAAGGAATTGGGTGCTGGAAGTTTTGGTGTTGCAAATCTTTGTAGGGATAAAAAGAGTGGAGAGCTTGTGGCCATCAAGTTCATTGAACGTGGTCCAACG ATCGATGAGAATGTAGAAAGAGAGATAGTAAACCATCGGTTGCTTCAACATCCAAATGTCATTTATTTCAAAGAG GTTTTTCTAACACCAACACATTTGGGTTTGGTGATGGAATATGCTTCTGGTGGAGAAGTATTCGAAAAAATTCGTAATCAGAGACGTCCTTTTACTGAAGATGAG GCAAGATATTTGTTTCGGCAGCTGATTTTTGGAGTCCAATATATCCATTCCATg GACGTATGTCATAGAGATTTGAAGTTAGACAATATCCTTTTAGACAATGGAAGTAAATCCCCACGCTTGAAGATATGTGATTTTGGCTACTCCAAG CGAGTAAATCCTAGAGAATTGAAGCAAATTGCACGTGGAAGGAACTTTGGTTCTGGCTTCCCCAAg AGAAGAGGAAATAGAGATCATTTGAAGCTAGATAGTAACCTTTCATATGGATGCCAAGCACCACAGTTGAAT CAAAAATGTAATTCCGTTGGATCAAACTCAGCCGCCTCGCAGTCGAagatcaataataattttggcTTCTACAAG TTTCAATCAAAACCAAATACAAATGTTGGTTCTGCAACATACACAGCACCGGAGGTTCTACGTGGGAGAGAATATGATGGAAAG ATGGCGGATGTATGGTCATGTGCAGTTACTCTGTATGTTATGTTGGTTGCTGCATATCCTTTTGATGACTCGGACGATTCTGGAAACTCTGAGAAAACTATTAAG CGAATAATGTCTGGAGACTACAAAATCCCAGACCATATTCACTTATCTGAAGACTGCCAACACCTACTCTCTCGCATGTTTATTCCAGATCCCTCAATG AGAATTTCGATAAAAAAGATCACGACTCACTCCTGGTTTTCAAACAACAACTtacaatcaaaacaaatagaaCCAACCTTAGAATTGGATAATCCAAACTTCTCTCATCAAAGTGTGAAAGAAATCAGGAACATCGTGATAGAAGCAAGTAATCAGTTGGCCCCATGA